Proteins from a single region of Bdellovibrio bacteriovorus HD100:
- a CDS encoding TolC family protein — translation MEKNKLIQWGAKFLICGTLLHGASASALTLNEYLDQVKGDSTAYKGSAEQSEGAQLKSREADLIFTPKLFAEARWGYDGKPGNPKMYDEVKSQYYSLGVSQQFSFGLQTKLSYDMTRTQFEGLAPTSPINPSKYWDATPKLELSMPLWANGFGRTAQANEEALRAQNIAEKFSSQGQSLNILAGAEAAYWKLAAWQDVVTIQEQAKQAAQSILDYVSRKKRMNLGEEADVLQARALVEARTLELQVAQNEYLEAQRMFNKFLNREATAKVETLEKVNYKSLEQLAIPAARPGSRADVEATNAQLAAARANAVITLERNRPSLDIYGNYAMNGRDEEYNEAMKESGKTDQDTAFVGVRFSMPLNIGAASDTKAGARKAERAAELNREYAYYAQEIDWTNLTRNLQDARDNLRLLSRIEDAQKAKLENERVRLRQGRTTTYQVLLFEQDYTTSAISKVKSAANILGLQAQIKLYQASPEGGK, via the coding sequence ATGGAAAAAAACAAGCTCATACAATGGGGAGCGAAGTTCCTTATCTGTGGGACTCTTTTGCACGGAGCTTCGGCCTCCGCACTGACCCTGAACGAGTATCTCGATCAGGTGAAAGGGGACAGCACAGCCTATAAAGGCAGCGCTGAGCAGTCAGAAGGTGCCCAGTTAAAATCCCGTGAGGCTGATTTGATCTTCACCCCGAAGCTTTTTGCAGAAGCCCGCTGGGGTTATGACGGCAAGCCCGGCAATCCCAAGATGTATGACGAAGTAAAAAGTCAGTACTACTCCCTGGGTGTAAGTCAGCAGTTCAGCTTCGGTCTTCAAACCAAGTTGTCTTATGATATGACGCGCACCCAATTTGAGGGGCTGGCGCCAACGTCTCCGATCAATCCGTCCAAATATTGGGATGCAACTCCGAAGCTGGAGTTGTCCATGCCTTTGTGGGCAAACGGATTCGGTCGTACCGCTCAGGCCAATGAAGAGGCGTTGAGAGCTCAGAACATCGCCGAAAAATTCTCCAGCCAGGGGCAGTCCCTGAACATCCTTGCTGGTGCAGAAGCAGCTTATTGGAAGCTTGCGGCCTGGCAGGATGTGGTGACGATTCAAGAGCAGGCAAAACAAGCTGCGCAAAGTATCTTGGATTATGTCAGCCGCAAAAAAAGAATGAATCTGGGTGAGGAAGCTGACGTTCTGCAGGCGCGTGCGCTGGTTGAAGCACGTACTTTGGAACTGCAAGTGGCTCAGAATGAATACTTGGAAGCGCAACGCATGTTCAATAAATTCCTGAACCGCGAAGCCACGGCCAAAGTGGAGACTCTTGAAAAAGTGAACTATAAATCATTGGAGCAGCTGGCGATTCCGGCAGCTCGTCCAGGCAGTCGCGCCGATGTGGAAGCGACCAACGCTCAGTTGGCAGCGGCCCGCGCCAATGCCGTGATCACCCTGGAAAGAAACCGTCCGTCTTTGGACATCTACGGTAACTATGCAATGAACGGCCGCGATGAAGAATACAACGAGGCGATGAAAGAATCCGGTAAAACGGACCAAGACACCGCTTTTGTGGGTGTTCGTTTCAGCATGCCTTTGAATATTGGTGCGGCATCTGACACCAAAGCCGGTGCCCGCAAAGCCGAACGTGCGGCGGAATTGAACCGTGAGTACGCTTACTATGCCCAGGAAATCGACTGGACCAATTTGACCCGCAATCTTCAGGATGCACGTGACAACCTTCGTTTGTTGTCTCGCATTGAAGATGCTCAGAAGGCGAAGCTTGAAAACGAGCGCGTGCGCCTTCGTCAGGGTCGCACGACCACGTATCAGGTTCTGTTGTTTGAACAGGACTATACAACGTCAGCAATCAGCAAAGTAAAATCAGCAGCAAATATTCTTGGTTTGCAGGCGCAAATCAAGCTTTACCAGGCCTCTCCTGAAGGAGGGAAATAG
- a CDS encoding efflux RND transporter permease subunit: MSLPKLSISRPIFITCVTIAMVVVGWASFKSMSVDLYPDVSIPVVTVQTVYAGAGPAEIETLVSRPIEEEVSTISGIKRLTSKSLEGVSQVIVEFNSEVDVKHAEQEVRDKVNLAKAKLPDDVEDPLIKRFDPADTPILTVSLTAKDLGDAALFDIADQFVKPRLEQVRNVGAIEIIGGREREIHVLLDRKKLRAREISVSQVAAQVGASGQNIPSGKVNQGEKEMVFRGLGEFSSVPEISDTLVNLYGNEVPTRVADLGKVVDTLADEKSRAYVDGEKSLFLQVYRQSGSNTVKVAQDVIKQMERIKPELEKMEGAPVVAVMTDASVKISDNLYDVYETIIIGILLTVITVFFFLGSPRSTFITALSVPISLIGAFMVMKIAGFSINIVSMLALTLAVGLLIDDAIVVIENIYRRMELGEESLTAAEKGTTEIQMAVMAITLVVIAVFVPVGTMSGTIGQFLKQFGMTVVFSMAISWFVAMTLIPMLTAYFGGSGHGGGHDKHKPAGLYDKTLGRMVKGFDRFQTMLENLYVKLLNVSLDWPKVTIGLTMVVFFLSIYTVTKVPGAFISDDDSGEFSVTLELQPGTSLDGTEEVARQVDKILHDNPEVRFTTMIVGSLYGESNKASFYVRMKDGKERGPLTTEQFRDKIRGQLTHLSSANPVVKKYDATGGMGGQPFILNIISADPVELEKAGTKMYELLKKDPRLKDVDSNYRPGKPEMQVHLKPGAAKVFGINTSTMGGELRAQVEGLTPAKFRERGREYEVRVRLQDDQRDLMKTFNDVYIPNVNRKLVRLSDIAKGEVESGPASIERQDRGRYIQITAGLAPGAGLSDVVNSAVAAMSTGENALPPSVRYGFGGDAENMQELMTSTVMALGFAILFIYLILSSLYESFITPITIMVALPLALCGAFLALFLTGEVLTIFAIFGFFMLIGVAGKNGILLVDFAKQMMEEGKSRREALILAGKTRLRPILMTSFALIAGVVPVVIGMNAASKTRTAMGVAIIGGMISSTILTLIVVPAVFTYVDRFRVWANNFGARFTSQKKMEEKSSDAVIEETENHDDKGMIPAK; the protein is encoded by the coding sequence ATGAGTTTACCTAAGTTATCCATCAGCCGTCCTATATTTATCACCTGCGTGACCATCGCCATGGTGGTTGTCGGTTGGGCCTCCTTCAAGTCCATGTCCGTGGATCTTTATCCGGACGTTTCCATTCCGGTTGTAACCGTGCAAACCGTTTATGCGGGTGCGGGTCCTGCCGAAATTGAAACCCTGGTCAGCCGTCCTATTGAAGAGGAAGTCAGCACGATTTCCGGTATCAAACGTCTGACCTCCAAATCCCTGGAGGGTGTTTCCCAGGTTATCGTTGAGTTCAACAGTGAAGTGGACGTTAAACACGCCGAGCAGGAAGTGCGCGACAAGGTCAACCTTGCCAAAGCCAAACTGCCTGACGACGTTGAAGATCCTCTGATCAAACGTTTTGACCCGGCGGATACGCCGATCCTGACAGTGTCGTTGACTGCCAAAGACCTTGGCGATGCGGCTTTGTTTGATATCGCGGACCAGTTCGTGAAGCCGCGCCTTGAGCAGGTTCGTAACGTGGGTGCCATCGAGATCATCGGGGGCCGTGAGCGTGAAATTCACGTTCTTCTGGATCGCAAAAAACTGCGTGCCCGTGAGATCTCTGTATCTCAGGTAGCAGCGCAAGTGGGCGCTTCCGGTCAGAACATTCCTTCCGGTAAGGTGAATCAGGGCGAAAAAGAGATGGTCTTCCGTGGTCTGGGTGAGTTCTCATCCGTTCCGGAAATCTCTGACACTCTGGTAAATCTTTACGGGAATGAGGTTCCGACCCGCGTGGCGGATCTGGGTAAGGTTGTTGACACCCTGGCCGATGAAAAATCCCGTGCATACGTGGACGGTGAAAAGTCTTTGTTCCTTCAGGTGTATCGTCAGTCCGGTTCCAACACTGTGAAAGTGGCTCAGGACGTGATCAAACAGATGGAACGTATCAAGCCAGAGCTTGAAAAAATGGAAGGTGCTCCGGTTGTCGCGGTCATGACAGACGCTTCCGTGAAGATCTCGGACAACTTGTATGACGTTTATGAGACGATCATCATCGGTATTCTTCTGACAGTTATTACCGTGTTCTTCTTCCTGGGAAGCCCGCGTTCAACCTTCATCACAGCCTTGTCGGTACCGATCTCTTTGATTGGTGCGTTCATGGTCATGAAGATTGCCGGGTTCTCGATCAACATCGTGTCCATGCTGGCTTTGACCCTGGCGGTCGGTCTGTTGATCGATGACGCGATCGTGGTAATTGAAAACATCTATCGTCGTATGGAACTGGGTGAAGAGTCCCTGACGGCGGCGGAAAAAGGAACAACTGAGATCCAGATGGCCGTTATGGCGATCACTCTGGTGGTTATCGCGGTGTTTGTGCCAGTGGGTACGATGTCCGGAACCATCGGTCAGTTCCTGAAGCAGTTCGGTATGACTGTCGTGTTCTCGATGGCGATCAGCTGGTTTGTGGCGATGACTTTGATCCCGATGTTGACAGCATACTTTGGTGGATCCGGTCACGGTGGTGGTCACGACAAACACAAGCCTGCGGGTCTTTATGACAAGACTCTGGGCCGCATGGTGAAAGGTTTCGACCGTTTCCAAACCATGCTTGAAAACCTGTACGTAAAACTTTTGAATGTGTCCCTGGATTGGCCGAAAGTGACTATCGGTCTGACCATGGTGGTGTTCTTCCTGAGTATCTACACAGTGACAAAAGTTCCGGGCGCGTTCATTTCGGATGATGACTCGGGTGAGTTCTCTGTGACTTTGGAACTGCAGCCGGGCACCAGCTTGGACGGTACGGAAGAGGTGGCTCGTCAGGTCGATAAGATCCTGCACGACAACCCGGAAGTTCGTTTCACAACAATGATTGTGGGCAGCTTGTACGGAGAGTCCAACAAAGCCAGCTTCTATGTGCGCATGAAAGACGGTAAAGAGCGCGGACCTCTGACAACAGAGCAGTTCCGTGACAAGATCCGTGGTCAGCTGACGCATCTGTCTTCAGCAAATCCGGTCGTTAAAAAATATGACGCAACCGGCGGTATGGGTGGTCAGCCGTTCATTCTGAACATTATTTCTGCGGATCCGGTGGAATTGGAAAAAGCCGGCACAAAAATGTATGAACTTTTGAAGAAGGATCCCCGTCTAAAGGACGTCGACTCAAACTATCGCCCGGGTAAGCCTGAAATGCAGGTTCATCTGAAGCCAGGCGCTGCCAAAGTGTTCGGTATTAATACCAGCACCATGGGGGGCGAGCTTCGTGCCCAGGTGGAAGGTTTGACTCCGGCAAAATTCCGCGAACGTGGTCGTGAATATGAAGTTCGTGTTCGTTTGCAGGATGACCAGCGTGACCTGATGAAAACGTTTAACGACGTTTACATCCCGAACGTGAACAGAAAACTGGTGCGTTTGAGTGACATCGCCAAAGGTGAAGTGGAATCCGGACCGGCTTCCATCGAACGTCAGGACCGTGGTCGTTACATTCAGATCACGGCAGGTCTGGCGCCGGGCGCGGGTCTGAGTGATGTGGTGAATTCGGCCGTGGCAGCAATGAGCACGGGTGAAAACGCTCTGCCTCCAAGTGTTCGTTATGGTTTCGGTGGTGATGCGGAAAACATGCAGGAACTGATGACATCCACAGTGATGGCTCTGGGCTTTGCGATTCTGTTCATCTATCTGATCCTGTCGAGCTTGTATGAATCCTTCATCACGCCGATCACGATCATGGTGGCGTTGCCACTGGCCCTGTGCGGTGCCTTCCTGGCTCTGTTCCTGACCGGTGAAGTTCTGACGATCTTTGCGATCTTCGGGTTCTTCATGCTGATCGGGGTGGCGGGTAAGAACGGTATTTTGCTTGTCGACTTTGCCAAGCAGATGATGGAAGAGGGCAAAAGCCGCCGTGAAGCATTGATTCTGGCTGGTAAAACCCGTCTTCGTCCGATCCTGATGACGTCCTTTGCTTTGATCGCCGGGGTGGTTCCGGTGGTGATCGGTATGAATGCAGCTTCCAAAACGCGCACGGCGATGGGGGTTGCGATCATCGGGGGTATGATTTCATCCACAATCCTGACTTTGATTGTGGTGCCGGCGGTGTTCACTTACGTGGACAGATTCCGTGTGTGGGCAAATAACTTTGGCGCAAGATTCACTTCCCAGAAAAAGATGGAAGAAAAATCAAGCGATGCCGTGATTGAAGAAACCGAGAACCATGACGACAAAGGCATGATTCCGGCTAAATAG
- a CDS encoding aminotransferase class V-fold PLP-dependent enzyme, with translation MYKHLYKRFLDAHPDQIHFACHSHHYWPDATREAHLQYWDDSCKYVDNKWNHIFSTKVPQAQKLIAESLNLSHPEQIVFAPNTHEFVFRLLSSLNWDKKLRILTTDSEFYSFDRQINRLSEMSQFEVVKVPTLPFETFHERFEAAAKSTPWDLVFVSQVFFNSGLACDIHRLVKSAPSDSLFVVDGYHAFMAVPTDLKALESRIFYLAGSYKYAQGGEGACFLYVPPGTRHRPFHTGWFAELSKLSAVGNEVGYPTDALQYAGSTMDFSALYRLIASLETFKKEGLSVTAIHKHIQNNQKVFLQELEQKKHPLLNRSRLMALDLDHHGHFLTFDLPTTEDCQKLVQGLDARGVHVDSRKNRLRFGFGLYHDAEDVRSVIERL, from the coding sequence ATGTACAAGCACCTCTACAAACGCTTCCTTGATGCCCATCCGGACCAGATCCATTTTGCCTGCCACAGTCACCACTACTGGCCCGATGCCACCCGTGAAGCCCACCTGCAGTACTGGGATGATTCCTGCAAATATGTCGACAACAAATGGAACCACATTTTTTCCACCAAGGTTCCCCAGGCACAAAAGCTGATCGCCGAAAGTCTGAACCTGTCCCATCCTGAGCAGATTGTCTTTGCTCCGAACACACATGAATTTGTCTTTCGTCTGCTGAGTTCTTTGAACTGGGATAAAAAGCTGCGCATTCTGACCACTGATTCTGAATTTTACAGTTTCGACCGTCAGATCAACCGCCTGTCTGAAATGTCCCAGTTCGAAGTGGTGAAAGTACCCACCCTGCCCTTTGAAACCTTCCATGAAAGATTTGAAGCCGCGGCAAAATCAACACCGTGGGATCTGGTCTTTGTCAGCCAGGTGTTCTTTAACTCTGGGCTGGCTTGCGATATTCACCGTCTGGTGAAATCCGCTCCGTCCGACAGTTTGTTCGTGGTGGATGGCTATCACGCCTTTATGGCTGTGCCGACGGATCTAAAAGCTCTGGAAAGCCGCATCTTCTATCTGGCGGGCTCTTACAAATACGCCCAAGGGGGCGAAGGGGCTTGCTTCCTGTATGTCCCTCCGGGCACCCGTCACCGTCCGTTTCACACCGGCTGGTTTGCTGAACTTTCAAAGCTTTCTGCCGTGGGAAATGAAGTGGGTTATCCGACCGATGCCCTTCAGTACGCGGGCAGCACCATGGACTTTTCGGCGCTGTATCGCCTGATTGCCTCACTAGAGACCTTCAAAAAAGAAGGTCTCAGTGTCACGGCCATTCACAAGCACATTCAAAACAACCAAAAAGTATTCTTGCAGGAACTGGAACAAAAAAAGCACCCGCTGCTGAACCGTTCACGCCTGATGGCTTTGGATCTGGATCATCACGGTCACTTCCTGACGTTTGATCTGCCGACCACCGAGGACTGCCAGAAACTGGTGCAGGGACTGGATGCCCGCGGAGTGCACGTGGATTCGCGCAAGAACCGCCTGCGTTTCGGCTTTGGGTTGTATCACGACGCCGAAGATGTCCGCAGCGTGATTGAGCGTCTGTAG
- a CDS encoding cyclic nucleotide-binding domain-containing protein, with product MADLESKRIFLIASAKPEEAEKIESTLNRHIQNATVFTATDGSEALFKAENVIPNVVIVDSEISKISALDLTQKLIQKKERIAVIIMSPLPDTDHFVDEVVTGQVHILTRPTDEATFVEHLTRALNWIVNGDNANYRMKFLAAHQILIREGEKAESVYLVKRGQLKAYKTDNGVETLLGHINPGEFVGEMAYINGEPRSANVMSLTNCELIEIPNNCLDVVLFSKPAWSKALVKTLSLRLKNSNEDKVQN from the coding sequence GTGGCTGACCTTGAGAGTAAAAGAATTTTTCTGATCGCTTCTGCCAAACCGGAGGAAGCAGAAAAAATTGAAAGCACCCTGAACCGACACATTCAGAATGCCACCGTTTTCACGGCCACCGACGGCAGCGAAGCCCTGTTCAAAGCCGAAAACGTGATACCGAATGTGGTCATCGTGGATTCCGAGATTTCCAAAATCAGCGCGCTGGATCTGACACAAAAACTGATTCAGAAAAAAGAGCGCATCGCCGTCATCATTATGTCTCCGTTGCCGGACACCGATCATTTTGTGGACGAGGTCGTCACAGGCCAGGTGCACATCCTGACCCGCCCGACCGACGAAGCCACTTTCGTTGAGCACCTGACCCGCGCATTGAACTGGATCGTGAACGGCGACAACGCCAACTATCGCATGAAATTCCTGGCGGCCCATCAGATCCTGATCCGCGAAGGTGAAAAGGCCGAATCCGTTTATCTGGTGAAACGCGGGCAACTGAAAGCCTATAAGACCGACAACGGCGTTGAAACCCTGCTGGGCCATATCAACCCCGGTGAATTCGTGGGCGAAATGGCCTACATCAATGGCGAACCCCGATCCGCCAATGTCATGAGCCTGACTAACTGCGAACTGATCGAAATCCCCAACAACTGCCTGGATGTGGTACTGTTTTCAAAACCCGCCTGGTCCAAGGCGCTGGTGAAAACACTTTCCCTGCGACTGAAAAATTCCAACGAAGACAAAGTTCAAAACTAA
- a CDS encoding MarR family winged helix-turn-helix transcriptional regulator, whose product MAKLFIQDLPSREEVHTSLTTLPVAAEPDSMAVYSNLLFLKVASEIENSLDSLLSKYNLSSGRFMLLFLLRNAPAGLRPSELANQVGVTQATISGLINSLEKAELVVREGHQSDGRSFVIRLAPKGEQAIQDIFPQWYPRIVNFWNVVSNEEKNSLNGLMEKMIQNKSALTPR is encoded by the coding sequence ATGGCAAAATTATTCATTCAAGATCTCCCGTCCCGTGAAGAGGTTCATACATCTTTGACAACACTGCCGGTGGCGGCAGAGCCGGATTCGATGGCGGTGTATTCCAATCTGCTGTTCCTGAAAGTGGCCAGCGAGATTGAAAACAGCCTGGACAGTCTGCTTTCCAAATACAACCTTTCCAGCGGCCGCTTTATGCTGTTGTTCTTGCTCAGAAACGCGCCTGCAGGTTTGCGTCCTTCGGAGCTGGCCAACCAAGTGGGTGTAACCCAAGCCACGATTTCAGGTTTGATCAACAGTCTGGAAAAAGCTGAATTGGTGGTTCGTGAAGGGCATCAGTCTGACGGTCGTTCGTTTGTGATTCGTCTGGCGCCGAAAGGCGAGCAGGCTATCCAGGACATCTTCCCTCAGTGGTATCCGCGGATCGTGAATTTCTGGAATGTCGTTTCCAATGAGGAAAAAAACAGCCTGAACGGTCTGATGGAAAAGATGATTCAGAACAAGTCTGCTTTGACACCAAGATAG